The sequence below is a genomic window from Anaerocolumna chitinilytica.
ATTCAGAAAATACGTTATATTACCTTACCCAGCCTGAAACCAACATTTATTATCTTAGTTCTTTTGTCAATTGGAGGAATACTAAGAGGGAATTTTGATTTATTCTACAATATGGTTGGCAGCAGTAATGTGGTATTACATAATTCTACGGATGTGCTTGAAACCTATGTGTTCCGGGCAATGACAAATAATTTTCAATTCAGCACAGCAGCAGCGGTATCCTTTGTACAATCCATATTTGGTTTTGTCCTGGTAATGACCACCAATATGATTGTGAAAAAGATAGAGCCCGACTATGCATTATTTTAGGACAGAACAGCCCTTAATTATGTACGCGTTAAAGTACGCAGATGGGAGCCAATAATGAAGAAAAACAAAAAAAAGGGTGATTTATCGGGCCGGATTATCCGGATTATTGGATATTTATTTATTTCGTTTCTAGCCATATCATGTTTGCTGCCCTTTCTTATCATGGTTTCGGCTTCTTTTGAAAATGAAAAAGTCTTAGTTACTCAGGGGTATCATTTGCTGCCGAAACAATTTACAGTCTATGCCTATCAGATTATTCTGGGTGGAAGCAATGAAATTGTAGGTTCCTATATTGTAACGGTACTCTTAACGATTATTGGAACCACTTTGGGATTATTTATTACTGCTATGACCGGATATGTTTTGCAAAGACCAGATTTCCAGCGCAGAAATAAAGTCTCGTTATTTCTGTTTTTTACAACTCTGTTTTCCGGCGGGTTGGTACCGTTTTATCTTTTAATGACGAGATATCTTCATCTGAAGAATAATTACCTTGCGATATTATTACCATCCCTTCTTAGTGCATGGAACATCATTATGATGAAGAATTTTATTCGCAACTCCATTCCTCATAGCGTCAGTGAAGCGGCAAATATCGACGGTGCATCTCCGTTTGTAACTTTCACAAGAGTAATATTTCCAATGTCAAAGCCGGCACTTGCTACAATCGGTTTATTTATCGGATTAGGCTATTGGAATGAATGGTATAATTCCATGTTATTTTTGGATAGCAGTGTTGCTTACAGACCTCTGCAGCTTTTG
It includes:
- a CDS encoding carbohydrate ABC transporter permease → MKKNKKKGDLSGRIIRIIGYLFISFLAISCLLPFLIMVSASFENEKVLVTQGYHLLPKQFTVYAYQIILGGSNEIVGSYIVTVLLTIIGTTLGLFITAMTGYVLQRPDFQRRNKVSLFLFFTTLFSGGLVPFYLLMTRYLHLKNNYLAILLPSLLSAWNIIMMKNFIRNSIPHSVSEAANIDGASPFVTFTRVIFPMSKPALATIGLFIGLGYWNEWYNSMLFLDSSVAYRPLQLLLYNLINRAEYLKNSMAGRNILAQNLPLETVKMATAVLATGPIILAYPMVQKYFISGITVGAVKG